The following proteins are co-located in the Manihot esculenta cultivar AM560-2 chromosome 9, M.esculenta_v8, whole genome shotgun sequence genome:
- the LOC110623063 gene encoding uncharacterized protein LOC110623063, protein MSLVTEEIKAKAEVYYGDEICQEKTKLLLKEVGLPNGLLPLRDIIECGIVMETGFVWLKQKKSITHKFDKVGRLASYAPEVTAFVERGKIKKLTGVKTKELLIWVSLSDIYLNDPPNGKIVFQVPSGIHRSFPCSAFEVEETKDVKEQNKEVKAAGEVKEVKAAVK, encoded by the coding sequence ATGTCTCTTGTCACAGAAGAGATCAAGGCCAAAGCTGAGGTCTACTATGGAGATGAAATCTGCCAAGAGAAAACAAAGCTGTTGCTCAAGGAAGTAGGGCTGCCAAATGGGCTCTTGCCCTTGCGTGACATTATAGAATGTGGCATTGTGATGGAGACAGGTTTTGTGTGgctgaagcagaagaagagcaTAACCCACAAGTTTGACAAGGTTGGGAGACTGGCGTCCTATGCACCTGAGGTCACAGCATTTGTGGAGCGTGGCAAGATCAAGAAGCTCACTGGGGTGAAGACCAAGGAGCTCTTGATTTGGGTCTCACTAAGTGACATCTATCTGAATGACCCACCAAATGGAAAGATCGTTTTCCAGGTACCTTCTGGGATCCACAGATCTTTCCCATGTTCAGCTTTTGAGGTTGAGGAAACTAAAGATGTTAAGGAACAAAACAAGGAAGTGAAAGCTGCTGGGGAAGTAAAGGAAGTGAAAGCTGCTGTGAAGTAA
- the LOC110623061 gene encoding protein AGENET DOMAIN (AGD)-CONTAINING P1, whose amino-acid sequence MAPKSSNSKRKTPQDLHFKSGSIVEVSSDDEGFRGSWYVGTIIRRASSKNGNKYEVQYEKLFDDDAGKKPLREILDFVQLRPVPPREKKRKFKFGERVDAYHNDGWWEGSITEECEDGKFAVFFRGTREQIVFGEEDLRLHREWENGEWQPPLEGVQEEKEEEEVKEREKKDEAKDEVEAVIRKVVNSIEAMTEEKCSEEMLVEEAPRMKEVEPIETVTEDKFSKGMLVEVSSDEEGFEGAWFAATIIEAVGKDKYLIEYQSLRKEDDSDFLREEIDTQNIRPYPPETIVVDRFKLLDEVDASYNDGWWVGVIAKVLADSKYIVYFRDSEEEMMFRHSELRLHQDWIGGEWILPSLSVKL is encoded by the exons ATGGCCCCCAAATCCAGTAACTCCAAACGCAAAACCCCGCAAGACCTCCACTTCAAGTCTGGTTCCATCGTCGAGGTCAGCTCCGACGACGAAGGATTCCGTGGCTCCTGGTATGTGGGCACCATCATCCGCCGTGCGTCCTCCAAGAACGGGAATAAATACGAAGTCCAGTACGAGAAACTGTTCGATGACGATGCGGGCAAGAAACCTTTGAGGGAAATTCTTGATTTCGTGCAGTTGAGGCCTGTGCCGCCAAGGGAGAAAAAAAGGAAGTTTAAGTTCGGCGAGAGGGTGGACGCATACCACAATGATGGGTGGTGGGAAGGGTCCATTACCGAGGAGTGTGAGGATGGGAAGTTTGCTGTGTTTTTTAGGGGGACGAGGGAGCAGATTGTGTTTGGAGAGGAGGATTTGAGGCTGCACAGGGAGTGGGAAAATGGGGAATGGCAACCGCCATTGGAAGGGGTCCAAgaggagaaagaggaagaggaggtaaaagagagagaaaagaaagacgAGGCAAAGGATGAAGTG GAAGCAGTGATTAGAAAAGTAGTGAATTCTATCGAAGCAATGACAGAGGAAAAGTGTAGCGAGGAAATGCTGGTCGAG GAAGCACCGAGGATGAAAGAAGTGGAGCCTATTGAAACAGTGACAGAGGACAAGTTTAGCAAGGGAATGCTGGTTGAGGTTAGTAGTGATGAAGAAGGTTTTGAAGGTGCTTGGTTTGCTGCAACTATTATTGAAGCAGTGGGAAAGGACAAGTACCTTATTGAGTATCAGAGCTTGAGAAAAGAAGATGATAGTGATTTTCTGAGAGAGGAGATAGACACTCAAAATATAAGGCCCTATCCCCCAGAAACCATAGTTGTTGATCGTTTCAAATTGCTAGACGAAGTTGATGCTTCATACAATGATGGTTGGTGGGTTGGTGTCATTGCCAAGGTTCTTGCAGACTCAAAGTACATAGTCTACTTTAGGGACAGTGAGGAGGAAATGATGTTCCGACACTCTGAATTAAGGCTACATCAGGACTGGATCGGTGGTGAATGGATCTTGCCTTCATTG AGTGTGAAGCTGTGA
- the LOC110623052 gene encoding putative pentatricopeptide repeat-containing protein At5g40405, translating into MCARHKGQLSLCWSIDSAVTMNLTKGFRPTLNPTLTLPILETFLLQCRNLKQFNQILSQMILTGFLRDTFAASRLLKFSTDSPFIHINHSHQIFTRIENPNGFIYNTMMRAYVQRNAAHNSLCIYKLMLQETVEPDNYTYPILVQSCSLRLEEFEGKLIHCHVLKMGFHSDVYVQNTLINMYAVCGSLSDARKVFDQSPVLDLVSWNSILAGYVSIGDVEEAKYVYDRMPERNIIASNSMIVLYGKKGNVALAYRLFSEMPKKDMVSWSALISCYEQNQMHEQALIMFQQMKADRIMLDEVVVISVLSACAHLLVVRTGKLVHSLAAKIGIESYVNLQNALIHMYSSCRELEAAQKLFNEGCCLDQVSWNSMISGYLKCREVEKAKALFDSMPEKDIVSWSAMISGYAQHDRFADTLELFQEMQLVGIKPDETTLVSVISACTHLAALDQGKWIHAYIRKNCLKINVILGTTLIDMYMKFGCVENALEVFHGMEEKGVSTWNALILGLAMNGLVNKSLDAFSEMKECSVLPNEITFVAVLGACRHMGLVDEGRRHFSSMIQEHKIEPNVKHYGCMVDLLGRAGLLKEAEDLIENMPMAPDVSTWGALLGACKKYGDNEMGERVGRKLIELQPAHEGFHVLLSNIYASKGNWDGVLEIRGMMIQHGLVKTPGCSMIEANGTVHEFLAGDKTHPQIKEIENMLVEMAKKLKMEGYAPDTNVVSQDIDEEEKETSLFRHSEKLAIAFGLIAINSPTPIRIMKNLRICNDCHTAAKLISRVFNREIAVRDRHRFHHFKQGSCSCMDYW; encoded by the coding sequence ATGTGTGCGAGACACAAAGGGCAGTTAAGTCTCTGCTGGAGTATCGATTCTGCTGTGACTATGAATTTGACGAAAGGTTTCAGGCCCACCCTAAATCCAACCTTAACTCTCCCAATATTGGAGACTTTTTTGCTCCAATGCCGAAACCTCAAGCAATTCAACCAAATACTTTCTCAAATGATCCTCACTGGGTTCCTCAGAGACACGTTTGCTGCAAGCAGACTGCTTAAGTTCTCTACAGATTCACCCTTTATTCACATCAATCACTCCCATCAAATCTTCACCCGCATAGAGAACCCAAATGGGTTCATTTATAACACCATGATGAGAGCTTATGTTCAAAGAAATGCTGCACATAATTCGCTgtgtatatataaattgatgttgCAAGAGACCGTTGAACCTGATAATTACACTTATCCTATTCTAGTTCAGTCTTGCTCTCTTAGACTAGAGGAGTTTGAAGGGAAACTGATCCATTGTCATGTTTTGAAAATGGGTTTTCATTCAGATGTTTATGTGCAGAACACGTTGATAAACATGTATGCGGTTTGTGGGAGCTTGAGCGATGCGCGAAAAGTGTTTGACCAAAGTCCTGTTTTGGACTTAGTTTCTTGGAATTCGATCTTGGCTGGTTATGTCTCGATAGGGGATGTGGAGGAGGCTAAGTATGTTTACGATAGGATGCCGGAAAGGAACATTATTGCGTCAAATTCGATGATTGTGTTGTATGGTAAGAAAGGTAATGTTGCTCTTGCTTATAGGTTATTCAGTGAAATGCCTAAAAAAGATATGGTATCGTGGAGCGCTTTGATTTCTTGTTATGAGCAAAATCAAATGCATGAGCAGGCTTTGATTATGTTTCAGCAAATGAAAGCTGATAGAATTATGTTGGATGAGGTTGTGGTAATCAGTGTTCTTTCAGCATGTGCTCACCTGTTGGTAGTTAGGACAGGGAAATTGGTCCACAGTTTGGCTGCCAAAATTGGAATTGAATCTTATGTTAACCTTCAGAATGCTTTGATTCACATGTATTCAAGTTGTAGGGAgctagaggctgcccaaaagttGTTTAACGAGGGTTGCTGCTTGGATCAGGTTTCTTGGAATTCTATGATCTCTGGGTACTTGAAATGTAGGGAAGTCGAAAAGGCCAAGGCTTTATTTGATTCCATGCCAGAGAAGGATATTGTGTCATGGAGTGCAATGATATCAGGTTATGCTCAACATGACAGATTTGCTGATACTTTGGAGTTGTTTCAGGAAATGCAGCTTGTTGGAATTAAGCCAGATGAGACGACTTTGGTAAGTGTAATATCTGCTTGCACCCATTTGGCTGCACTTGACCAAGGAAAATGGATCCATGCTTATATAAGGAAAAACTGCCTGAAGATCAATGTCATTCTGGGTACGACACTTATAGACATGTACATGAAATTTGGTTGTGTTGAAAATGCTTTGGAAGTTTTCCATGGGATGGAGGAAAAAGGGGTTTCTACTTGGAATGCTCTTATTCTTGGTCTTGCAATGAATGGTTTAGTCAACAAGTCACTTGATGCGTTTTCAGAGATGAAGGAATGCAGTGTGCTGCCTAATGAGATAACCTTTGTGGCTGTTCTTGGAGCTTGCAGACACATGGGTTTAGTGGATGAGGGGCGCCGGCATTTTAGCTCCATGATTCAGGAGCACAAGATAGAACCCAATGTTAAGCATTATGGATGCATGGTTGATCTTCTAGGACGTGCAGGTCTGCTTAAAGAAGCAGAGGACCTAATTGAGAATATGCCTATGGCACCAGATGTTTCCACTTGGGGGGCACTGCTTGGGGCTTGTAAGAAATATGGTGATAATGAAATGGGAGAGAGGGTTGGAAGGAAGCTTATTGAACTTCAGCCTGCCCATGAAGGGTTCCATGTACTACTATCCAATATATATGCTTCAAAAGGTAATTGGGATGGCGTTCTTGAGATTAGAGGGATGATGATACAACATGGGTTGGTCAAGACCCCAGGATGTAGCATGATTGAAGCAAATGGAACAGTTCATGAGTTCCTCGCTGGAGATAAGACACACCCTCAAATTAAAGAAATTGAGAATATGCTGGTTGAAATGGCTAAGAAATTAAAGATGGAAGGTTATGCTCCAGATACAAATGTGGTTTCTCAAGACATTGATGAGGAGGAGAAGGAAACATCTCTGTTTAGACATAGTGAAAAGCTTGCAATTGCCTTTGGGCTCATTGCCATTAACTCACCTACACCAATAAGGATAATGAAGAATTTGAGAATATGTAATGATTGTCACACAGCAGCAAAGCTAATTTCTAGAGTTTTTAATCGTGAAATTGCTGTGAGGGATCGCCATCGCTTTCACCATTTCAAGCAGGGTTCGTGTTCATGCATGGATTATTGGTAG
- the LOC110623056 gene encoding putative pentatricopeptide repeat-containing protein At1g56570: MSLKRVLSTTPFRPFPPMIRNYLDSTQKTPFQSDAPHVPKASSFLATELMKSYLQKGLIREARTLFDEMPDKDVVAWTAMIAGYASCNEHAYAWCMFCNMVRNEMNPNAFTVSSVLKACKGMRSLPCGVVVHGFAIKRGIRGCYVDNVLMDMYATCSASLRDACMVFHGIELKNHVSWTTLIAGYTHRGHGHHGLQIFRQMLLEEADSNPYSFSIAIRACASIGSQSYGKQIHTAVIKHGCESSLPVMNSIVDMYCRCGCLSEANQYFNEMTQKDLITWNTVIAGYERSDSGESLFIFSQMEFNGFSPDYITFTSVIAACAKLAVLSCGQQIHGVIICRGLEGDVALANALIDMYAKCGSIADSCKVFSELSCKNLVSWTSMMIGYGAHGYGRQVIELFDCMIESGIKPDQIVFMAVLSACSHAGLVDQGLRYFNCMMDDYNIKPDHDVYGCVVDMLGRAGRVEEAYRLIQSMPFMPNESVWGALLGACKAHCLPNLGKLAAKKVMDLRPQLAGTYVMLSNLYASEGKWGEFARVRKLMKGMETKKEVGRSWIEVRNGVYSFAVRDKVSPRVEWVYEVLECLIQHMKEAGYTPDRDCLMHDLEDGT, encoded by the exons ATGAGTTTAAAAAGGGTATTATCCACAACTCCTTTCCGCCCATTCCCTCCCATGATCAGAAACTATCTAGACTCGACACAAAAAACTCCCTTTCAATCAGACGCACCCCATGTACCAAAAGCATCTTCCTTTTTGGCCACTGAGCTTATGAAGTCTTACCTTCAAAAGGGTTTAATTAGAGAAGCACGCACCCTGTTCGATGAAATGCCTGACAAAGACGTGGTTGCGTGGACTGCCATGATTGCAGGGTATGCATCTTGCAACGAGCACGCTTATGCGTGGTGTATGTTCTGTAATATGGTAAGGAATGAAATGAACCCAAATGCATTTACTGTATCAAGTGTGTTAAAGGCTTGTAAAGGCATGAGAAGTCTTCCTTGTGGGGTTGTGGTTCATGGGTTTGCTATTAAGCGCGGCATACGAGGGTGTTACGTGGATAATGTACTAATGGATATGTATGCTACTTGCTCCGCTAGCTTGAGGGACGCATGCATGGTTTTTCACGGTATTGAGTTGAAGAATCATGTGTCATGGACGACCTTGATCGCTGGTTACACTCATAGAGGTCATGGCCATCATGGACTTCAAATCTTCCGGCAAATGTTACTG GAGGAAGCAGATAGCAATCCGTATAGCTTTTCAATCGCTATTAGAGCTTGTGCTTCAATTGGTTCGCAGAGTTATGGCAAACAAATACATACGGCAGTAATTAAACACGGTTGTGAATCCAGTCTTCCCGTCATGAATTCTATAGTAGACATGTATTGTAGGTGTGGTTGTTTATCTGAAGCAAATCAGTATTTCAATGAGATGACTCAAAAGGATTTGATCACATGGAATACGGTAATAGCAGGATATGAAAGATCCGATTCTGGTGAGTCCCTTTTCATATTTTCACAAATGGAGTTTAATGGTTTTAGTCCAGATTACATCACTTTTACTAGTGTAATAGCAGCCTGTGCTAAACTAGCAGTTTTGAGTTGTGGACAACAGATTCATGGAGTCATTATTTGCAGAGGCCTGGAGGGGGATGTGGCATTGGCTAATGCCTTGATTGATATGTATGCCAAGTGTGGTAGCATAGCAGACTCGTGCAAAGTTTTTAGTGAATTGTCTTGTAAAAATTTGGTTTCTTGGACCTCTATGATGATTGGATATGGGGCTCATGGATATGGAAGACAGGTTATTGAGTTGTTTGATTGCATGATTGAATCAGGTATCAAACCTGATCAGATAGTGTTTATGGCAGTTTTGAGTGCTTGTAGTCATGCTGGACTTGTAGACCAAGGCTTGAGGTACTTCAATTGTATGATGGATGATTATAACATCAAACCAGATCATGACGTTTATGGGTGTGTTGTGGATATGCTAGGCAGAGCTGGGAGAGTTGAGGAGGCCTATCGACTGATACAGAGCATGCCTTTCATGCCTAATGAATCTGTTTGGGGTGCACTTCTTGGTGCTTGTAAAGCACATTGCCTTCCAAATTTGGGCAAGTTGGCAGCTAAGAAAGTAATGGATTTGAGGCCACAATTGGCTGGGACTTATGTGATGTTATCAAATCTATATGCATCTGAAGGGAAGTGGGGAGAATTTGCAAGAGTGAGAAAGTTGATGAAGGGAATGGAAACAAAAAAAGAGGTTGGAAGGAGTTGGATTGAGGTAAGAAATGGGGTTTATAGTTTTGCTGTGAGAGATAAGGTGAGTCCTCGTGTAGAGTGGGTATATGaagttttagagtgtttaaTTCAGCATATGAAAGAAGCAGGTTATACACCTGATAGAGATTGTTTAATGCATGACCTGGAAGATGGGACATGA
- the LOC110623053 gene encoding alkaline/neutral invertase A, mitochondrial isoform X1, with product MVTLGFIRNYTMKPSCRFLMTRKSLGIFGFAKCHHSLTSNLARNHVHKKQFSAYPLRIFGFGSAINDTQKIFCIPKTNFGQPRFISVFPYGDCTRRRASRGFSVVSSFASEVKGYSTSVETRVNDKNFERIYVQNGIGVKPLVVEKIDKDENVVGEEASRIGIAVPDEGENVNAENVEGVKGVEIAGPKRVESDIEKEAWKLLNDAIVSYCGSPVGTVAANDPGDKQPLNYDQVFIRDFVPSALAFLLRGEGEIVRNFLLHTLQLQSWEKTVDCYSPGQGLMPASFKVRTVPLDGNKFEEVLDPDFGESAIGRVAPVDSGLWWIILLRAYGKITGDCTLQERVDVQMGIKLILNLCLTDGFDMFPSLLVTDGSCMIDRRMGIHGHPLEIQALFYSALRCSREMLTVNDGSKNLVRAVNNRLSALSFHIREYYWVDIKKINEIYRYKTEEYSLDATNKFNIYPEQIPSWLMDWIPEEGGYLIGNLQPAHMDFRFFTLGNLWSVISSLGTPKQNKAILNLIEAKWDDIVGRMPLKICYPAIEDEDWRIITGSDPKNTPWSYHNGGSWPTLLWQFTLACIKMGRLELAQKAVALAEKRLAVDRWPEYYDTRTGKFIGKQSRLYQTWTIAGFLTSKVLLENPRMASMLLWEEDYELLEICVCGLSKTGRKKCSRGAAKSQILV from the exons ATGGTTACACTCGGTTTCATTAGGAATTATACGATGAAACCGTCTTGTAGATTCCTTATGACTCGAAAGAGTCTGGGTATTTTTGGGTTTGCAAAATGCCATCATTCATTAACGAGCAATTTGGCAAGGAATCATGTCCATAAAAAACAGTTTTCCGCATACCCTCTTCGAATCTTTGGATTTGGAAGCGCAATTAATGATACCCAGAAGATTTTTTGCATACCCAAGACAAATTTTGGCCAACCTAGGTTTATATCAGTTTTTCCTTATGGAGACTGTACCAGAAGAAGAGCAAGCAGGGGCTTTTCTGTTGTTTCTAGTTTTGCATCAGAAGTGAAAGGATATTCAACTTCTGTGGAGACCAGAGTGAATGataaaaattttgagagaaTTTATGTGCAAAATGGAATTGGGGTTAAGCCTTTGGTAGTTGAGAAGATTGATAAAGACGAGAATGTCGTGGGAGAGGAAGCGTCTAGGATAGGAATTGCTGTTCCTGATGAAGGTGAAAATGTAAATGCTGAGAATGTGGAGGGTGTTAAGGGAGTTGAGATTGCGGGTCCTAAGAGGGTGGAATCGGATATTGAAAAAGAGGCATGGAAGTTGCTGAATGATGCGATTGTTTCGTATTGTGGGAGTCCTGTAGGGACGGTGGCTGCAAATGATCCAGGGGACAAGCAGCCATTGAATTATGATCAAGTTTTTATCCGTGATTTTGTGCCTTCGGCCCTTGCATTCTTGCTTAGAGGAGAAGGAGAGATTGTGAGGAATTTCCTGCTTCATACCTTGCAATTGCAG AGTTGGGAGAAAACAGTGGATTGCTATAGTCCAGGACAGGGGCTGATGCCTGCTAGTTTTAAAGTCAGGACAGTGCCTCTTGATGGCAATAAATTTGAAGAAGTTCTAGATCCAGATTTTGGTGAATCAGCTATTGGTCGTGTTGCACCTGTGGATTCTG GGTTGTGGTGGATTATTTTATTGAGGGCGTATGGCAAAATTACTGGTGACTGCACGTTGCAAGAAAGGGTGGATGTTCAGATGGGCATAAAACTGATCTTAAACTTGTGCTTAACTGATGGGTTTGACATGTTTCCTTCTCTGTTGGTCACTGATGGCTCTTGCATGATAGATCGTCGGATGGGTATTCATGGTCACCCTCTTGAGATCCAA GCCTTATTCTACTCTGCTTTGCGTTGCTCTCGGGAGATGCTGACTGTAAATGATGGGTCCAAGAATTTGGTAAGGGCCGTCAACAACAGACTAAGTGCACTGTCATTCCATATTAGAGAATACTATTGGGTGGATATCAAAAAGATcaatgagatttacaggtataAAACAGAAGAGTATTCCTTGGATGCCACCAACAAATTCAATATCTATCCTGAACAAATTCCTTCTTGGCTCATGGATTGGATACCAGAGGAGGGTGGGTATCTTATTGGGAATCTACAGCCAGCTCACATGGATTTTAGATTTTTCACTCTCGGAAATCTGTGGTCTGTTATTTCATCTTTGGGTACCCCAAAACAAAACAAAGCTATTCTAAATTTGATTGAAGCCAAATGGGATGATATTGTTGGACGTATGCCTCTTAAAATATGTTATCCTGCTATTGAGGATGAGGATTGGCGTATAATCACTGGCAGTGACCCAAAGAATAC CCCTTGGTCATATCATAATGGTGGATCTTGGCCAACACTTCTTTGGCAG TTCACATTGGCATGCATCAAGATGGGCAGACTGGAACTAGCCCAGAAGGCAGTTGCTTTGGCTGAAAAAAGACTTGCAGTTGACCGCTGGCCTGAGTATTATGACACACGTACAGGGAAGTTCATCGGAAAACAATCCCGGCTGTATCAAACATGGACAATTGCTGGGTTCCTGACATCAAAAGTTCTCTTAGAGAACCCACGGATGGCATCAATGTTATTATGGGAGGAAGACTATGAGCTTCTTGAAATCTGTGTATGTGGACTTAGCAAGACCGGCCGGAAGAAGTGCTCTCGAGGTGCTGCTAAGTCGCAGATTCTTGTGTAG
- the LOC110623053 gene encoding alkaline/neutral invertase A, mitochondrial isoform X2, producing the protein MVTLGFIRNYTMKPSCRFLMTRKSLGIFGFAKCHHSLTSNLARNHVHKKQFSAYPLRIFGFGSAINDTQKIFCIPKTNFGQPRFISVFPYGDCTRRRASRGFSVVSSFASEVKGYSTSVETRVNDKNFERIYVQNGIGVKPLVVEKIDKDENVVGEEASRIGIAVPDEGENVNAENVEGVKGVEIAGPKRVESDIEKEAWKLLNDAIVSYCGSPVGTVAANDPGDKQPLNYDQVFIRDFVPSALAFLLRGEGEIVRNFLLHTLQLQSWEKTVDCYSPGQGLMPASFKVRTVPLDGNKFEEVLDPDFGESAIGRVAPVDSGLWWIILLRAYGKITGDCTLQERVDVQMGIKLILNLCLTDGFDMFPSLLVTDGSCMIDRRMGIHGHPLEIQALFYSALRCSREMLTVNDGSKNLVRAVNNRLSALSFHIREYYWVDIKKINEIYRYKTEEYSLDATNKFNIYPEQIPSWLMDWIPEEGGYLIGNLQPAHMDFRFFTLGNLWSVISSLGTPKQNKAILNLIEAKWDDIVGRMPLKICYPAIEDEDWRIITGSDPKNTSHWHASRWADWN; encoded by the exons ATGGTTACACTCGGTTTCATTAGGAATTATACGATGAAACCGTCTTGTAGATTCCTTATGACTCGAAAGAGTCTGGGTATTTTTGGGTTTGCAAAATGCCATCATTCATTAACGAGCAATTTGGCAAGGAATCATGTCCATAAAAAACAGTTTTCCGCATACCCTCTTCGAATCTTTGGATTTGGAAGCGCAATTAATGATACCCAGAAGATTTTTTGCATACCCAAGACAAATTTTGGCCAACCTAGGTTTATATCAGTTTTTCCTTATGGAGACTGTACCAGAAGAAGAGCAAGCAGGGGCTTTTCTGTTGTTTCTAGTTTTGCATCAGAAGTGAAAGGATATTCAACTTCTGTGGAGACCAGAGTGAATGataaaaattttgagagaaTTTATGTGCAAAATGGAATTGGGGTTAAGCCTTTGGTAGTTGAGAAGATTGATAAAGACGAGAATGTCGTGGGAGAGGAAGCGTCTAGGATAGGAATTGCTGTTCCTGATGAAGGTGAAAATGTAAATGCTGAGAATGTGGAGGGTGTTAAGGGAGTTGAGATTGCGGGTCCTAAGAGGGTGGAATCGGATATTGAAAAAGAGGCATGGAAGTTGCTGAATGATGCGATTGTTTCGTATTGTGGGAGTCCTGTAGGGACGGTGGCTGCAAATGATCCAGGGGACAAGCAGCCATTGAATTATGATCAAGTTTTTATCCGTGATTTTGTGCCTTCGGCCCTTGCATTCTTGCTTAGAGGAGAAGGAGAGATTGTGAGGAATTTCCTGCTTCATACCTTGCAATTGCAG AGTTGGGAGAAAACAGTGGATTGCTATAGTCCAGGACAGGGGCTGATGCCTGCTAGTTTTAAAGTCAGGACAGTGCCTCTTGATGGCAATAAATTTGAAGAAGTTCTAGATCCAGATTTTGGTGAATCAGCTATTGGTCGTGTTGCACCTGTGGATTCTG GGTTGTGGTGGATTATTTTATTGAGGGCGTATGGCAAAATTACTGGTGACTGCACGTTGCAAGAAAGGGTGGATGTTCAGATGGGCATAAAACTGATCTTAAACTTGTGCTTAACTGATGGGTTTGACATGTTTCCTTCTCTGTTGGTCACTGATGGCTCTTGCATGATAGATCGTCGGATGGGTATTCATGGTCACCCTCTTGAGATCCAA GCCTTATTCTACTCTGCTTTGCGTTGCTCTCGGGAGATGCTGACTGTAAATGATGGGTCCAAGAATTTGGTAAGGGCCGTCAACAACAGACTAAGTGCACTGTCATTCCATATTAGAGAATACTATTGGGTGGATATCAAAAAGATcaatgagatttacaggtataAAACAGAAGAGTATTCCTTGGATGCCACCAACAAATTCAATATCTATCCTGAACAAATTCCTTCTTGGCTCATGGATTGGATACCAGAGGAGGGTGGGTATCTTATTGGGAATCTACAGCCAGCTCACATGGATTTTAGATTTTTCACTCTCGGAAATCTGTGGTCTGTTATTTCATCTTTGGGTACCCCAAAACAAAACAAAGCTATTCTAAATTTGATTGAAGCCAAATGGGATGATATTGTTGGACGTATGCCTCTTAAAATATGTTATCCTGCTATTGAGGATGAGGATTGGCGTATAATCACTGGCAGTGACCCAAAGAATAC TTCACATTGGCATGCATCAAGATGGGCAGACTGGAACTAG